TTCTCTTTATTGAGGCCCTGGGAAGAATTGGGGCCACCGGTCCGGATGGTGAAATTCACTGGGATATCTTGGCGATGGTGATCGCTTTCGGTATTAGTATCTATGTTAACCAAGAGTTATCCGGCGCCGGTGCGCCTTCGGGGGGAGCAGCCCAACAACAGCAAACGGTGAATAAAATCACCCCGATAATTTTTAGTATGATGTTCCTGTTTTTCCCCTTACCGGCGGGGGTATTGATGTATATCCTAACCGCGAACATCTTCCAAACTATTCAAACGGTGATTTTGATGCGGGAACCGTTACCAGAAAACCTGCAAAAATTGGTAGCGGAACAGGAAAAAACGGAAAAATCCCGCGATGCTCTCCCCTTTGAAAAACGTTCTAGCAAGAAAAAGGAAAAAACATCGTAATGAGTATATGGGAGCAAAATAGCGAGAAAGCTAAACAATGGCTGGAAAAACTGCTAAAGTTGATGGCCATGCCCGCAGATGTCCAGATTGGTGTGCAGGAATTGGGAACTGGACCTTCCTCCTGTTGGTTAATTATTGATAGCAGTCAATTGAGTCCCCAACAAGTGGAACTCCTCCTCGCTAACAAGGGTGAGGGACTGGATGCGATTCAATCCCTAGCTAATACGATTCTGAATATTGGTGTCGAGTCGGCAGAACATCAGTTCTATATTGTCGAAATCAATGGCTATCGTCAACAAAGACAGGCAGAACTTTTCGACTGGGTGAATCAAGCGGCGACGCAAGTGCGGCAAACAGGACAGGAAATAGAATTAAAAGCCCTATCTTCGGCGGAACGTCGCCAAATTCATGCCTTTTTTCAGGAAGAAAACGATTTAACCACGGAAAGTCGCGGCGTGGAACCCGATCGCAGATTAGTGATTCGTTTAAAGTAGGATCAAAGGGTGGGGTAAACCTGCCCTCTTTTTTATTTTAGCCAGATATTTCCTGTCTCGGAGTTTCTTCACCTAACGGAAGATTTTTGATTGTTGCAGGAGATTTAATAACTTAACTTCAGAGCATTTACTGGTACATCATCCCAAGATTCTACGGTTCTTAAAACTGCCACCCATCCCGCTTCTTTTTGTTCGTCCGTAAGACTGGTTAACCAACTTTGATGACAATCTTTTGCCGCTTGTTCGTCTTGACAGGCAATACAAGCTTGTACTAAACCACAGGGATCAATCTGTTCATTTACCCAAATAATCATAGTTAATAGCCCTACTTAACTTTATTATTATAATCCATCGATCGCCCACAGAGAAACTTTTGATATTGATAACCTGTTACATAATTGGAGGATAACTCTGAGAGTTGACAGTCCGATAAATCTATTGAAGAATGGAAATTAATTAACCATAATTCAAAATGGGCAGAAGATGACAGATTAAAATTTGGCTTTTGTCCTGAGTTAACTAAGATAAACTTAGGGTTTTTATCGGGAAATCTTTGGTTAAATTCCCAAGCAATCCCCATCATTTCTCCCACCTGCACCAAACTCCTATAGCTGGTGGCAATTACTAACGGATAACGGCTATTATTTTCGATAGTGGTAACTAATTTATCTGGCCGATAATACTTACGATAGCCTAAATTAAAAGTAACACTTAGGGAACTAAATAAAGCCATAATAATTACAATAATTACGATTTTTTGCTGCTGCCTTTGCCAACAATTATCTAATAAAATTGCTAGAATTAAAATTACCGAGGGAAAGTAAACAAAACTATATCTAGCTCCCCGGGTAATATCGACCGAAAGCAGATAAGTGATGACAAAGAAAATAGCAATTGAACTGAGAAAAAATGCCGAGAGAATGCCTAATTCTGGTTTATAGGAGTCTAGCCACGCTGTTTTTAATTGTGGGATAATCCAGAGAAAAAAAACGATCATTATTGCCCCAGAAATCAAGATAATTATTAAAGATTCTGATTCAACGGGGAGCAGAGAAAGCATAGTAATTAATGTTCCCAGCAATTGAAAAAAGGGGCTAATTACTGCTAAAAAACTATCATTGTCTCTCTGAATCCAACCAGTCATCTGATTGCCATAATCTTTGGGTACAAACGTGATAAACCAAATAATAATAAAGCTCAAGTTACCTAAAAAAACTAAACTTAAACGCCACCAATTAGTTATCCAAAAGTTTTTTTGTTTGATTTGATTCGATAAAATCAATAATAAAGTTATCGCTTCCGCTAGGATAGTTAAACTAAAAAAATAGTGGACTAATAACCCGATACAGTTGACAATTAACCAGAAAAAAACCAAAGTAGGGGATATTCTCTGACGGTGGATAATTTTGCCACTTGCCCTCAGAAAACAGCCTAAAGATATGAGGACAAATACAACCGCTAAAGTATAATGGCGCGCTTCTTGGGAAATAAAAACCCCATAGGGAGAAACCGCCATTAAAATCGCCGCAAGAAAAGCGATCGAGCCAGATTTAAAGACCAATTTGCTGATAAAATAAATTAAAGGAATCGAAATAACTCCCCAAAATACTGCCAGCAATCGCATTCCTTCTAAAGATACATATTCTCCCCGATCAAAGAATAATTTATTCCAGAGATAGGCGAGAATAAAATATAAAGGTGGATGATTATCCTCCTGAATAACTAACTTAATTACATCGGCAATAGTTGCCTGATGGTTGCTCTGGAGAGGTGCTAATAAAGTGGTGAGGGAAATTATTTGATTTAACGGCACTATCTGGTAATTATTGCCAACACTAAAAACCATAGTGGCAAATTCATCCGTCCAGGGAGGTTTGCTAGTTAATTGTGTTAACCTAATAACCAGTCCCAAAATTATTACTAATCCTAACCAGCAAAAATCAGACCAAGATAACCGCTCCTTGCTTCTTTGTTGTAGAGCAGAAATGACTGTAGATAAATTCAATTTAATTGTTATCTCCAAAAGATTCGATTATTTTAACTGCTTCCGATGGGGAAATATCTTGACGGCAATTAGGATAATCATACTCCTCCCGAGCAATTAATGCCCCACTGAGACGATAAAAATATTCTCCCATTTTCATCCAATCGGAATATAAATC
This portion of the Microcystis aeruginosa NIES-2549 genome encodes:
- a CDS encoding protein jag: MSIWEQNSEKAKQWLEKLLKLMAMPADVQIGVQELGTGPSSCWLIIDSSQLSPQQVELLLANKGEGLDAIQSLANTILNIGVESAEHQFYIVEINGYRQQRQAELFDWVNQAATQVRQTGQEIELKALSSAERRQIHAFFQEENDLTTESRGVEPDRRLVIRLK
- a CDS encoding glycosyltransferase family 39 protein, translating into MNLSTVISALQQRSKERLSWSDFCWLGLVIILGLVIRLTQLTSKPPWTDEFATMVFSVGNNYQIVPLNQIISLTTLLAPLQSNHQATIADVIKLVIQEDNHPPLYFILAYLWNKLFFDRGEYVSLEGMRLLAVFWGVISIPLIYFISKLVFKSGSIAFLAAILMAVSPYGVFISQEARHYTLAVVFVLISLGCFLRASGKIIHRQRISPTLVFFWLIVNCIGLLVHYFFSLTILAEAITLLLILSNQIKQKNFWITNWWRLSLVFLGNLSFIIIWFITFVPKDYGNQMTGWIQRDNDSFLAVISPFFQLLGTLITMLSLLPVESESLIIILISGAIMIVFFLWIIPQLKTAWLDSYKPELGILSAFFLSSIAIFFVITYLLSVDITRGARYSFVYFPSVILILAILLDNCWQRQQQKIVIIVIIMALFSSLSVTFNLGYRKYYRPDKLVTTIENNSRYPLVIATSYRSLVQVGEMMGIAWEFNQRFPDKNPKFILVNSGQKPNFNLSSSAHFELWLINFHSSIDLSDCQLSELSSNYVTGYQYQKFLCGRSMDYNNKVK